Proteins encoded by one window of Chondromyces crocatus:
- a CDS encoding DUF2169 family type VI secretion system accessory protein: MELVSLSAAPSNGPLPAASLLWQPRPETWMLTFAWKATFSLQPGQSPLAQTQEPLYEADRHWGDDPNWSVYAPADLVPIRPRADVVLIGEAYAPGGQPVRSLVARLLVGEIDKAIEVFGDRWFTQEGALQEGARFLRMPLLWERAAGGPETQNPVGIREAQRDPYGRRPLPQLQPVGTSVASPADLIEPIGFGPIAPGWPQRRQRLGRYAPPGSLRDWMRAPLPADFDASYFNVAPRDQQVQQLRADERLILDNLHPELPHLVTNLASHTPRAFLRRPREAPQALQLRPDLLWIDTLRGLCTLTWRGQAPVESPEAKGLVIVALEEQGKPLGWPEIEALVAARVPGGRPVHGSEDTGHAGAPPAGAPRSGAAPSSPPRPPVSSITLIPPMSDEDDDEFAIGTSIPALQPVASPSALPFTNTGSSGLPFSHTSATPPTAQGGPKPRFTATPFSGGDPGDKPSGTPFKPAPPSAPSLAAPSPGMPFPSAPPPPAPSSGAASPSRPPTPLPVPPPATPPAFVPAAFVATPQPAPSAPSAPVAPPLVRAPMPRTIGEAALEAPPPLDGASVPGVSTGAQGASDAAAGASKSFGLPRDGARPSAASNAVTPARALAPTPGAPRELLRLLWFDTDSAMRLRRHMPWRTLLRDSERGPGGDDEGAHDLHEDPALIEDRRDVFEILTRATASAPEVEPLRSALEEAEGEDGKFVPPLLLLAGELVFPFDELEVLKTTVAVVTPLIGADENLRATVTNAQEMLKLPELASAPVVAEGLTTRIREAWGKARRPVPEGYLESQTERALLERRSYQRRDVLGKRHLRALLVANGGKELLPTYLPDALATTLPMYARFKARLLGELHLQEDQHEAHPAALRALALARVAPSLRRR; this comes from the coding sequence ATGGAGCTCGTCTCCCTCAGCGCTGCGCCCTCGAACGGCCCTCTCCCCGCCGCCTCGCTGCTCTGGCAGCCGCGCCCCGAGACCTGGATGCTCACGTTCGCCTGGAAGGCGACATTCTCGCTGCAACCCGGCCAGTCGCCGCTCGCGCAGACCCAGGAACCCCTTTACGAGGCCGATCGTCACTGGGGCGACGACCCGAACTGGAGCGTCTACGCGCCCGCGGACCTGGTGCCCATACGCCCCCGAGCCGACGTGGTGCTCATCGGCGAGGCCTATGCTCCGGGAGGGCAGCCCGTGCGCTCCCTCGTCGCGCGCCTGCTCGTGGGCGAGATCGACAAGGCCATCGAGGTCTTCGGGGATCGCTGGTTCACGCAGGAGGGTGCGCTCCAGGAAGGTGCCCGCTTCCTGCGGATGCCACTGCTCTGGGAGCGCGCGGCTGGTGGGCCAGAGACGCAAAATCCGGTGGGAATCCGGGAGGCGCAGCGCGATCCCTACGGCCGCCGGCCCTTGCCACAGCTCCAGCCGGTGGGGACCTCCGTCGCCTCGCCGGCAGATCTCATCGAGCCCATCGGCTTCGGACCCATCGCTCCCGGCTGGCCGCAGCGCCGTCAGCGGCTGGGGCGCTATGCGCCGCCGGGCTCCCTGCGCGACTGGATGCGCGCCCCGCTCCCTGCCGATTTCGACGCCAGCTACTTCAATGTCGCGCCGCGCGATCAGCAAGTGCAGCAGCTCCGCGCCGACGAGCGGCTGATCCTCGACAACCTGCACCCCGAGCTGCCCCACCTCGTCACGAACCTGGCCAGCCACACACCGCGCGCTTTCCTCCGGCGTCCCCGCGAAGCGCCACAGGCGCTCCAGCTCCGCCCTGATCTGCTCTGGATCGACACGCTGCGCGGGCTCTGCACCCTGACCTGGCGGGGCCAGGCGCCCGTGGAGTCGCCCGAGGCGAAGGGGCTGGTGATCGTCGCCCTCGAGGAGCAGGGCAAACCACTCGGATGGCCCGAGATCGAGGCCCTCGTCGCCGCACGCGTCCCCGGAGGACGGCCTGTCCACGGCAGCGAGGACACCGGCCATGCTGGCGCTCCACCTGCCGGCGCCCCGCGCTCCGGCGCCGCACCGTCGAGTCCTCCGCGCCCGCCGGTCTCCTCGATCACGCTCATCCCGCCCATGAGCGACGAGGACGACGACGAGTTCGCCATCGGCACGAGCATCCCTGCCCTGCAGCCGGTGGCGTCACCGAGCGCGCTGCCGTTCACGAACACCGGCTCCTCCGGCCTCCCGTTCAGCCACACATCCGCCACGCCCCCGACCGCACAGGGAGGGCCCAAGCCGCGGTTCACTGCCACGCCGTTCAGCGGTGGGGATCCGGGTGACAAGCCTTCTGGCACGCCCTTCAAGCCAGCACCACCCTCGGCCCCTTCGCTCGCCGCGCCTTCTCCGGGCATGCCGTTCCCGTCGGCCCCGCCCCCGCCCGCGCCGTCGTCGGGCGCGGCGTCCCCCTCGCGTCCTCCGACCCCCCTGCCCGTCCCGCCTCCCGCGACCCCTCCGGCCTTCGTCCCGGCGGCCTTCGTCGCCACGCCCCAGCCCGCGCCGTCCGCGCCCTCCGCGCCCGTCGCTCCGCCCCTGGTCCGCGCGCCGATGCCCCGCACCATCGGGGAGGCGGCCCTCGAAGCGCCCCCTCCGCTCGACGGAGCGTCGGTCCCCGGCGTCTCGACCGGCGCCCAGGGCGCGTCGGATGCGGCAGCGGGCGCCTCGAAGAGCTTCGGCCTCCCGCGCGATGGCGCCCGCCCGTCGGCCGCATCGAACGCCGTGACGCCCGCGCGAGCCCTCGCGCCGACCCCCGGTGCCCCCCGCGAGCTGCTCCGCCTCCTCTGGTTCGACACCGACAGCGCCATGCGCCTGCGCCGCCACATGCCCTGGCGCACCCTGCTGCGTGACAGCGAGCGCGGGCCAGGTGGTGACGATGAGGGAGCGCACGACCTGCACGAGGATCCGGCGCTCATCGAGGACCGCCGTGACGTCTTCGAGATCCTCACCCGCGCGACGGCCTCTGCTCCCGAGGTCGAGCCGCTGCGCAGCGCCCTGGAGGAGGCCGAAGGCGAGGACGGCAAGTTCGTGCCGCCCTTGCTCCTGCTCGCCGGAGAGCTGGTGTTCCCCTTCGACGAGCTGGAGGTCCTGAAGACCACGGTCGCCGTGGTGACACCGCTGATCGGGGCCGACGAGAACCTCCGCGCCACCGTGACGAACGCGCAGGAGATGCTGAAGCTCCCCGAGCTGGCCAGCGCGCCCGTCGTCGCCGAGGGCCTGACCACGCGCATCCGCGAGGCATGGGGCAAGGCGCGACGCCCGGTGCCCGAGGGCTACCTGGAGTCGCAGACGGAGCGCGCGCTCCTGGAGCGACGCAGCTACCAGCGCCGTGACGTGCTCGGAAAACGACACCTGCGCGCACTCCTCGTCGCGAACGGCGGCAAGGAACTCCTCCCGACCTACCTGCCCGACGCGCTCGCGACGACACTCCCGATGTACGCTCGCTTCAAAGCGCGCCTGCTCGGCGAGCTGCACCTTCAAGAGGATCAGCACGAGGCCCACCCGGCCGCGCTGCGAGCGCTGGCACTGGCCCGCGTGGCGCCCTCGCTGCGGCGACGCTGA
- a CDS encoding NAD(P)-binding domain-containing protein gives MTADPPGLPALEAALRRDLALLDYPRRTWVPARRTREGADVLDVLIIGGGQSGSAVAFGLLREKVTNLLVIDENERGREGPWLTFARMITLRTPKHLVGIEHGLPNLTLRSWYEAQFGQAAWESVNLVPKEQWAAYLDWYRRVTEIPFRSETRALDIRHVPEDGWFAVQVVTRGREETLYARKVVLATGIDGSGRWETPQVVAAGLPKARYAHTHDPIDFAALRGRRIAVLGAGASAFDNASVALEQGAREVHLFYRRETLPCVNPYRWAEFAGFLRHHADLPDLERYRFIAQIFKMGQLPPTDTYERATRHPGFHLHGGSPWKAVALENDEVVITTPKGRFAADFVIVGTGFVTDLSLRPELRRLEPHIARWQDRFTPPAGEVNEDILRHPYLGPGFELQERTPGEAPYVGAVFNYTFGCLPSLGFGGASISGLKYSLPRVVGGVTRQLYCEDSEQHLRALAAYDTREF, from the coding sequence ATGACCGCTGACCCCCCTGGCTTGCCCGCACTGGAGGCGGCGCTGCGCCGCGATCTGGCGCTGCTCGACTACCCGCGACGGACCTGGGTGCCCGCGCGCCGCACGCGCGAAGGGGCCGACGTGCTCGACGTGCTGATCATCGGGGGCGGGCAGAGCGGGAGCGCGGTGGCCTTCGGGCTCCTGCGCGAGAAGGTGACGAACCTGCTCGTGATCGACGAGAACGAGCGCGGGCGCGAGGGTCCGTGGCTCACGTTCGCGCGGATGATCACCCTGCGCACGCCGAAGCACCTGGTGGGCATCGAGCATGGCCTGCCGAACCTCACCCTGCGCTCGTGGTACGAGGCGCAGTTCGGCCAGGCGGCGTGGGAGTCCGTGAACCTCGTCCCCAAGGAGCAGTGGGCGGCGTACCTGGACTGGTACCGACGGGTCACGGAGATCCCGTTCCGCAGCGAGACGCGGGCACTCGACATCCGCCACGTGCCCGAGGACGGATGGTTCGCGGTGCAGGTGGTGACGCGCGGGCGCGAGGAGACGCTGTACGCGCGGAAGGTGGTGCTGGCGACGGGGATCGATGGCTCCGGCCGCTGGGAGACGCCCCAGGTGGTGGCGGCCGGGCTACCGAAGGCGCGCTACGCCCACACGCACGACCCGATCGACTTCGCTGCGCTCCGGGGTCGGCGGATCGCGGTGCTCGGCGCAGGGGCGTCGGCGTTCGACAACGCCTCGGTGGCGCTGGAGCAAGGGGCGCGCGAGGTGCACCTGTTCTACCGGCGGGAGACCTTGCCCTGCGTGAACCCCTACCGCTGGGCAGAGTTCGCAGGGTTCCTGCGGCACCACGCGGACCTGCCGGACCTGGAGCGGTACCGGTTCATCGCGCAGATCTTCAAGATGGGGCAGCTACCGCCGACGGACACGTACGAGCGCGCGACGCGGCACCCGGGCTTCCACCTGCACGGGGGGAGCCCCTGGAAGGCGGTGGCCCTGGAGAACGACGAGGTGGTGATCACCACGCCGAAAGGACGCTTCGCCGCCGACTTCGTGATCGTGGGTACCGGCTTCGTGACCGACCTCTCGCTGCGCCCGGAGCTGCGCCGGCTGGAGCCACACATCGCGCGCTGGCAAGACCGGTTCACGCCGCCCGCAGGCGAGGTGAACGAAGACATCTTGCGGCACCCGTACCTGGGGCCTGGCTTCGAGCTGCAGGAGCGAACCCCGGGCGAGGCGCCGTACGTCGGCGCGGTGTTCAACTACACGTTCGGGTGTCTGCCGAGCCTGGGGTTCGGTGGAGCGAGCATCTCGGGGCTCAAGTACAGCTTGCCGCGTGTCGTGGGCGGGGTGACGCGGCAGCTCTACTGCGAGGACAGCGAGCAGCACCTGCGGGCCCTCGCGGCCTACGACACGCGTGAGTTCTAG
- the allB gene encoding allantoinase AllB, protein MSESARPERAFDVVLKSRRVVLPDGVREAAVAIAGETIAAVFEPSGAPGETWIPRGARVIDVGDRVIMAGVVDTHAHINDPGRAEWEGFETATRACAAGGITTVVDMPLNSIPVTTTADALAQKLTAAAGRAFVDHGFWGGVIPGNDRDLEALVAAGALGFKAFLVHSGIDDFPMSTEVDLRKAMPILAALKSPLLVHAEIEKDGVVDAGGDPRRYATYLASRPPTWEVEAVRTMAALCREHGGPVHIVHLSAEEALGEALSVRAEGLPFSIETCPHYLLLAAEEIPDGHTEFKCAPPIRERDNRERLWRALAGGAIDLVVSDHSPCTPALKLPAEGDFVRAWGGIASLQLGLSLIWTEASRRGFGLRDLARWMCEATARLAGLAHRKGRIAPGLDADLVVWDPEATLSVEASRLHHRHPVTPYLGRSLVGQVETTYLRGRVIYDKGAHQGSPQGKPLLGRSDVGKAEGAPPAPE, encoded by the coding sequence ATGTCGGAGTCGGCGCGCCCCGAGCGGGCGTTCGATGTCGTTCTGAAGAGCCGCCGCGTGGTGCTCCCCGACGGGGTGCGCGAGGCGGCCGTGGCGATCGCGGGCGAGACGATCGCTGCGGTGTTCGAGCCGTCGGGTGCCCCCGGGGAAACGTGGATTCCCCGGGGCGCGCGCGTCATCGACGTGGGCGACCGGGTGATCATGGCGGGCGTGGTGGACACGCACGCGCACATCAACGACCCGGGGCGCGCGGAGTGGGAGGGCTTCGAGACGGCCACGCGGGCCTGCGCGGCCGGTGGGATCACCACCGTGGTCGACATGCCGCTCAACTCGATCCCCGTGACGACGACGGCGGACGCCCTCGCCCAGAAGCTCACCGCGGCAGCGGGGCGCGCGTTCGTCGATCACGGCTTCTGGGGCGGCGTCATCCCCGGCAACGATCGGGATCTCGAGGCGCTCGTGGCCGCGGGCGCGCTCGGGTTCAAGGCCTTCCTCGTCCACTCGGGGATCGACGATTTCCCGATGTCGACGGAGGTCGATCTGCGCAAGGCCATGCCCATCCTGGCCGCGCTGAAGTCGCCGCTCCTCGTACACGCCGAGATCGAGAAAGACGGTGTGGTCGACGCCGGCGGAGACCCGCGCCGTTACGCGACGTACCTGGCGTCACGGCCGCCCACCTGGGAGGTCGAGGCGGTGCGGACGATGGCAGCGCTGTGCCGAGAGCACGGGGGCCCGGTGCACATCGTCCACCTCTCCGCCGAGGAAGCGCTCGGCGAGGCGCTCTCGGTGCGTGCCGAGGGCCTCCCGTTCTCGATCGAGACCTGCCCCCACTACCTGCTCCTCGCCGCCGAAGAGATCCCGGACGGGCACACCGAGTTCAAGTGTGCGCCACCGATCCGCGAGCGCGACAACCGGGAGCGGCTGTGGCGAGCACTGGCGGGCGGCGCGATCGACCTCGTGGTGTCCGACCACTCCCCGTGTACCCCGGCGCTGAAGCTGCCCGCAGAGGGCGACTTCGTGCGCGCGTGGGGCGGCATCGCGTCGCTCCAGCTCGGGCTGTCGCTGATCTGGACGGAGGCGAGCCGGCGCGGGTTCGGCCTGCGTGATCTCGCGCGGTGGATGTGCGAAGCGACGGCGCGGCTGGCAGGCCTCGCCCACCGGAAGGGGCGCATCGCGCCAGGCCTCGATGCGGATCTCGTGGTGTGGGATCCGGAGGCCACGCTGTCCGTGGAGGCGAGCCGGCTGCACCACCGTCACCCGGTGACGCCGTACCTGGGGCGGTCGCTGGTGGGCCAGGTGGAGACCACGTACCTGCGCGGTCGCGTGATCTACGACAAGGGCGCGCACCAGGGATCGCCGCAGGGGAAGCCGCTGCTCGGCCGCAGCGACGTGGGCAAGGCAGAGGGCGCTCCACCGGCCCCCGAGTGA
- the alc gene encoding allantoicase, which produces MTDFQRMVDLASERLGGAALWATDEFFASKENLLKPGRGTFIPGKYTDQGKWMDGWESRRRREGDRDVCLIRLGLPGKIHGFDVDTNHFLGNAPARVAVEGVYFPDYQPLDELLSPEVVWQEILPPSPVQPGSQNLFPRDAVGPFSHLRLHIFPDGGVARFRVYGEVTPNWPLLLSEHRVLDLASVQHGGVVIGASDEFFSDRRNLLLPDGSRDMGDGWESRRRRGPGHDWAVVRLGRPGSLVRAEIDTTFFKGNFPESCSLEGCSAPGAGATVEALEGATWRELLPRTKLEAHTRHAFRLQPGEADAAPVTHVRLNMFPDGGIARLRLFGAPAEGAEGTR; this is translated from the coding sequence ATGACGGATTTTCAGCGAATGGTGGACCTGGCCTCCGAACGGCTGGGAGGCGCGGCACTCTGGGCGACCGACGAGTTCTTCGCCTCGAAGGAGAACCTGCTCAAGCCCGGGCGCGGGACGTTCATCCCTGGCAAATACACGGACCAGGGCAAGTGGATGGATGGCTGGGAGTCGCGCCGGCGCCGTGAAGGCGACCGCGACGTCTGCCTGATCCGCCTGGGTCTCCCCGGGAAGATCCACGGCTTCGACGTGGACACGAACCACTTCCTGGGAAACGCCCCGGCCCGCGTGGCGGTGGAGGGCGTGTACTTCCCCGACTACCAGCCGCTCGACGAGCTGCTCAGCCCCGAGGTGGTGTGGCAAGAGATCCTGCCGCCGTCGCCCGTGCAGCCCGGCTCGCAGAACCTGTTCCCCCGGGACGCGGTGGGCCCGTTCTCGCACCTGCGGCTGCACATCTTCCCCGACGGCGGCGTGGCGCGGTTCCGGGTGTACGGCGAGGTGACGCCGAACTGGCCCCTCTTGCTCTCCGAGCACCGCGTGCTCGACCTCGCGTCCGTGCAGCATGGCGGCGTGGTGATCGGTGCGAGCGACGAGTTCTTCTCGGACCGGCGCAACCTGCTCCTGCCCGACGGCTCGCGCGACATGGGCGACGGCTGGGAGAGCCGGCGGCGGCGCGGACCGGGCCACGACTGGGCCGTCGTGCGGCTCGGGCGCCCGGGTTCGCTGGTGCGGGCGGAGATCGACACCACGTTCTTCAAGGGAAACTTCCCGGAGAGCTGCTCGCTCGAGGGATGCTCGGCCCCCGGTGCAGGCGCGACGGTGGAGGCCCTGGAGGGCGCGACCTGGCGCGAGCTGCTGCCGCGGACGAAGCTGGAGGCGCACACCCGCCACGCATTCCGCTTGCAGCCCGGCGAGGCGGACGCGGCGCCGGTGACGCACGTGCGCCTGAACATGTTCCCGGACGGAGGCATCGCGCGGCTACGGTTGTTCGGCGCCCCGGCGGAAGGCGCCGAGGGGACGCGATGA
- the uraD gene encoding 2-oxo-4-hydroxy-4-carboxy-5-ureidoimidazoline decarboxylase has translation MSEGDTERGGHATLDGEARSHTQAESADDCKALDALPEEEARAALQRCCGSSRWVAHMLSERPFGNRSKLLEAASRHWNALTVADWDEAFSHHPRIGEPGRVAAGAASAASTAGWASKEQAGAARADDAVKAAIAEGNRTYEAKFGRIYLVCATGKSGEELLGILRARLDNEPDVELRIAAAEQDKITRLRLEKLLSS, from the coding sequence ATGAGCGAGGGCGACACGGAGCGCGGAGGCCACGCCACTCTCGACGGTGAGGCCAGGAGCCACACCCAGGCGGAGAGCGCAGACGACTGCAAAGCGCTCGACGCCTTGCCCGAAGAGGAGGCGCGCGCGGCGCTCCAGCGGTGCTGCGGGAGCAGCCGGTGGGTCGCGCACATGCTCTCGGAGCGACCGTTCGGGAACCGAAGCAAGCTGCTCGAGGCGGCGTCGCGGCACTGGAACGCCCTCACCGTGGCGGACTGGGACGAGGCCTTCTCGCACCACCCGCGCATCGGCGAGCCAGGCCGGGTGGCGGCCGGCGCAGCCTCGGCCGCGTCGACCGCGGGCTGGGCCTCGAAGGAGCAGGCCGGCGCCGCCCGGGCCGACGACGCCGTGAAGGCCGCCATCGCCGAGGGAAACCGCACCTACGAGGCGAAGTTCGGCCGCATTTACCTGGTATGCGCCACGGGCAAGAGCGGCGAGGAGCTGCTCGGCATCCTGCGCGCTCGGCTCGACAACGAGCCCGACGTCGAACTCCGCATCGCCGCGGCGGAGCAAGACAAGATCACCCGCTTGCGGCTGGAGAAGCTGCTGTCGTCATGA
- the uraH gene encoding hydroxyisourate hydrolase → MSQSPITTHILDTSRGRPAAGVHVTLEHLNDAGEGTLLGRGVTDADGRLRDLLPGGVRPSVGTYRLTFATAAYFAELGVEAFYPSVSVVFQLRAPEEHHHVPLLLNPFGYSTYRGS, encoded by the coding sequence ATGAGCCAGAGCCCGATCACCACCCACATCCTCGACACCAGCCGGGGGCGCCCCGCGGCCGGCGTCCACGTCACCCTGGAGCACCTGAACGACGCGGGAGAAGGCACCTTGCTCGGCCGTGGCGTGACCGACGCCGACGGCCGGTTGCGCGACCTGCTGCCAGGCGGCGTGCGGCCATCCGTGGGCACCTACCGGCTCACGTTCGCCACCGCCGCGTACTTCGCGGAACTCGGCGTGGAGGCCTTCTACCCGAGCGTGTCCGTCGTGTTCCAGCTCCGCGCCCCGGAGGAGCACCACCACGTGCCGCTCTTGCTGAACCCCTTCGGCTACTCCACGTACCGAGGGAGCTGA
- a CDS encoding saccharopine dehydrogenase family protein: MSDNRWMLYGATGYTGTLLAEEAVRRGHRPLLAGRSPEKLRPLAERLDLELLAVAVEETTALEAALRDVALVFNAAGPFSRTSAPILDACLATKTSYVDITGEMPVLEHTLGLDAQARELGLLFISGLGFDVVPTDCLAKYVADAVPGVTDLEIAIGSTGKPSAGTAKTVLEMLSKGDFLRRDGVLVKAPEKPLSRRVRFPDGEKAVLSVPWGDLVTAHRSTGASNITTYMAVPGAESPIMELVTGFLRWGTSSAAFQQGATKVIDRFVTGPSKEDRDTLRSYIWARAANREGQAKEAWLDTVEAYRLTAEAGIRAVEAFFARRPVGALTPAQAFGVDFVLEIESTRRLDRLG; this comes from the coding sequence ATGAGCGACAACCGCTGGATGCTGTACGGAGCGACGGGCTACACGGGCACCCTGCTCGCCGAGGAGGCCGTACGCCGGGGGCACAGGCCGCTGCTCGCCGGCCGCTCTCCCGAGAAGCTGCGCCCTCTCGCCGAGCGCTTGGACCTGGAGCTGCTCGCCGTGGCCGTCGAGGAGACGACCGCACTCGAAGCGGCGCTGCGGGACGTCGCGCTCGTCTTCAACGCTGCGGGTCCCTTCAGCCGGACGAGCGCGCCGATTCTCGATGCGTGCCTCGCGACGAAGACGAGCTACGTGGACATCACCGGCGAGATGCCCGTCCTCGAACACACCCTCGGCCTCGACGCCCAGGCGCGGGAGCTGGGTCTCCTCTTCATCTCCGGGCTGGGCTTCGACGTGGTCCCCACGGACTGCCTCGCGAAGTACGTGGCCGACGCCGTTCCGGGGGTCACCGATCTCGAGATCGCCATCGGCTCGACCGGCAAGCCCAGCGCAGGGACGGCGAAGACGGTGCTGGAGATGCTGTCCAAGGGGGACTTCCTTCGACGGGACGGGGTGCTGGTGAAGGCGCCCGAGAAGCCGCTCTCGCGCCGGGTGCGCTTCCCGGACGGGGAGAAGGCCGTGCTCTCGGTCCCCTGGGGGGATCTGGTGACGGCGCACCGGAGCACCGGGGCGTCGAACATCACGACGTACATGGCCGTGCCTGGCGCCGAGTCGCCGATCATGGAGCTGGTCACGGGGTTCCTGCGCTGGGGCACGTCGTCCGCTGCGTTCCAGCAGGGCGCGACGAAGGTGATCGACCGCTTCGTCACGGGTCCTTCGAAGGAGGATCGCGACACGCTCCGGTCGTACATCTGGGCACGCGCCGCCAACCGCGAGGGGCAGGCCAAGGAGGCATGGCTCGACACGGTGGAGGCGTACCGGTTGACGGCGGAAGCAGGGATCCGCGCGGTGGAGGCGTTCTTTGCGCGGCGGCCCGTCGGTGCGCTCACGCCCGCCCAGGCCTTCGGTGTGGACTTCGTGCTGGAGATCGAGAGCACCCGCCGACTCGACCGGCTCGGGTGA
- a CDS encoding class I SAM-dependent methyltransferase produces the protein MQITLSPSDYATAFRLLTERSRHPEHLADIILKEIAPRLPERPSLLDIGAGPGKLDRLLAPHFASLTLLEPNRAQLPEFDLPNARLFHTTLEAFETSETYDLVVCAHVLYHVPLAEWSAFLDRVLGLVRPGGHCVLALTAPRGQSYEVHHDFLDDGIFSDRLLRLLRDEQRPHTVVETRNVYTTSVAEEMYILLRFLVLENCFTPALFTSLSEEDARRMADMLRGHVEHSRGPDGVHRLEQIDDVILLPPP, from the coding sequence ATGCAGATCACCCTGTCTCCGAGCGATTACGCCACGGCTTTCCGCCTGCTCACGGAGCGCTCCAGGCACCCCGAGCACCTCGCTGACATCATCCTGAAGGAGATCGCTCCACGGCTGCCGGAGCGTCCGTCGCTCCTCGACATCGGCGCCGGGCCCGGCAAGCTCGACCGGTTACTCGCGCCGCACTTCGCGTCGCTCACCCTGCTCGAGCCCAACCGGGCGCAGCTCCCCGAGTTCGACCTACCCAACGCCAGGCTGTTCCACACCACGCTGGAGGCCTTCGAGACGTCCGAGACCTACGATCTCGTGGTGTGTGCGCACGTCCTGTACCACGTGCCCCTGGCCGAGTGGTCCGCGTTCCTCGACAGGGTGCTCGGCCTCGTGCGCCCCGGAGGACACTGCGTGCTCGCGCTCACGGCTCCCCGCGGGCAGAGCTACGAAGTGCACCACGACTTTCTCGACGACGGGATCTTCAGCGATCGTCTGCTGCGGCTGCTGCGCGACGAGCAGCGCCCGCACACCGTGGTGGAGACGAGGAACGTGTACACCACGAGCGTCGCCGAGGAGATGTACATCCTCCTTCGCTTCCTCGTGCTGGAGAATTGCTTCACGCCAGCGCTGTTCACGTCGCTGAGCGAGGAAGATGCGCGTCGCATGGCCGACATGCTCCGCGGGCATGTCGAGCACAGCAGGGGCCCCGATGGCGTTCATCGGCTGGAACAGATCGACGACGTGATCCTCTTGCCGCCACCCTGA
- a CDS encoding DUF6986 family protein: protein MKKSLTPERLPRAVLSRLAEANRAFSAAHPGEPERRQPVHTLYGGAHLFDARACARAGEIALEAMRSHAADPAIFARALGLTGCDSLPQGCDLAALAAAPRGSAGWLAATVHARVLDKLVREPVEDYRIDFEDGYGMRPDAEEDAHAVHAAEQIALAEREGTLAPFIGLRIKPLTEELRGRSIRTLDLFVSTLHECLGGRLPRGLVITLPKVTVREQPEALAAVLSALEGALELPDGTLRFEMMVETTASVIGPDGRVALPGLVAAAGGRCTGAHLGTYDYTTSNSIAPAHQHLGHPSCEFARQVMKVSLAGTDVLVSDGSTIVMPIGPHQVPEGGALTEAQHAENQAAVHRGWRLSYGHVRHALIDGIYQGWDLHPAQLPARYGAVYAFFLEGIEAAGARLRAFLQRATEATLLGDVFDDVATGQALLNYFLRAVGCGAISEAEAESLSGLRAEELSTRQFARILDARRRGASAKA, encoded by the coding sequence GTGAAGAAATCACTGACTCCAGAGCGGCTCCCCCGCGCCGTTCTTTCCCGCCTCGCCGAGGCGAATCGTGCGTTTTCCGCGGCCCATCCCGGCGAACCCGAGCGGCGCCAGCCGGTGCACACCCTCTACGGTGGCGCACACCTGTTCGATGCGCGGGCGTGCGCTCGCGCCGGTGAGATCGCTCTGGAAGCGATGCGTTCGCATGCGGCCGACCCCGCAATCTTTGCGCGCGCGCTCGGGCTGACGGGCTGCGACAGTTTGCCGCAGGGGTGCGATCTTGCCGCACTTGCAGCGGCGCCGCGTGGCTCGGCGGGATGGCTCGCGGCGACCGTGCATGCGCGCGTCCTGGACAAGCTCGTGCGCGAGCCCGTCGAGGATTACCGCATCGACTTCGAAGACGGGTACGGCATGCGACCGGACGCCGAGGAAGATGCGCACGCCGTCCACGCCGCAGAGCAGATCGCGCTCGCCGAACGAGAGGGCACCCTCGCGCCGTTCATCGGGCTGCGGATCAAACCGCTCACGGAGGAGCTGCGCGGTCGCAGCATCCGCACGCTCGATCTCTTCGTCTCCACGCTCCATGAGTGCCTCGGTGGTCGTCTCCCGCGTGGCCTCGTGATCACGCTGCCGAAGGTGACCGTTCGCGAGCAGCCCGAGGCGCTCGCGGCAGTGCTTTCGGCGCTCGAAGGTGCGCTCGAGCTGCCCGACGGGACGCTGCGCTTCGAGATGATGGTCGAGACGACGGCCTCCGTCATCGGACCCGATGGGCGCGTGGCGCTCCCGGGGCTCGTCGCTGCGGCGGGTGGGCGTTGCACGGGGGCGCACCTCGGGACGTATGACTACACGACGAGCAACAGCATCGCGCCGGCCCACCAGCACCTCGGTCATCCGTCGTGCGAGTTCGCGCGCCAGGTCATGAAGGTGTCGCTCGCGGGGACCGACGTCCTCGTCTCCGATGGCTCCACGATCGTGATGCCCATCGGCCCGCACCAGGTCCCGGAGGGTGGCGCTTTGACCGAGGCGCAGCACGCCGAGAACCAGGCGGCGGTGCACCGTGGCTGGAGGCTCAGCTATGGCCACGTCCGTCATGCGCTGATCGACGGCATCTACCAGGGGTGGGACCTCCACCCTGCCCAGCTCCCGGCGCGCTACGGGGCGGTCTACGCTTTCTTCCTGGAGGGCATCGAGGCGGCGGGGGCGCGTCTCCGCGCTTTCCTGCAGCGCGCGACCGAGGCGACCTTGCTCGGGGACGTCTTCGACGATGTCGCGACGGGGCAGGCCCTCCTCAACTACTTCCTTCGCGCCGTCGGGTGCGGCGCCATCTCCGAGGCGGAGGCCGAATCCCTCTCGGGCCTGCGCGCAGAGGAGCTGAGCACGCGGCAGTTCGCGCGTATCCTCGATGCACGAAGGCGGGGCGCGTCGGCGAAGGCATGA